From a single Vitis vinifera cultivar Pinot Noir 40024 chromosome 18, ASM3070453v1 genomic region:
- the LOC132253248 gene encoding uncharacterized protein LOC132253248 codes for MEKKDGTYDEVVIPVVEKIDKMLKESRESGRIFSGNNDILTEALGTPEYSGRVRAKGKHYTPHQYFHSMANSAMREFVKESQERQSKFEANILAQLSQMMPSTPQSDVSSSNVKQNQIVLPQAIEQPKCQVDDHLPIVQKANKVRKCQLAIGTKENVVAAGTIILECGVNFLVVVDASYEPNAPLPVPIPNQIKTIGEALGYQVLWPAQMVSLTTHPIQV; via the exons atggagaagaaagATGGCACTTATGATGAAGTTGTCATACCAGTGGTGGAGAAGATT GACAAGATGTTGAAAGAGTCACGAGAAAGTGGTCGAATTTTTAGTGGCAATAATGACATACTTACAGAAGCACTGGGCACTCCCGAATACAGTGGTCGAGTACGGGCTAAAGGCAAGCATTATACACCACACCAATATTTCCATTCTATGGCGAATAGTGCTATGCGGGAATTTGTGAAAGAATCTCAAGAGCGACAATCTAAGTTTGAGGCAAATATTTTAGCCCAACTTTCTCAGATGATGCCTAGCACACCTCAATCTGATGTTAGCAGCTCTAATGTTAAGCAAAATCAAATTGTCCTGCCTCAAGCTATTGAGCAACCTAAGTGTCAAGTTGATGACCATCTCCCAATAGTGCAAAAAGCAAACAAG gtTAGGAAATGCCAATTGGCCATAGGGACAAAGGAAAATGTAGTTGCAGCTGGCACAATTATACTTGAATGTGGTGTTAACTTCTTAGTTGTTGTGGATGCTTCTTATGAGCCAAATGCACCACTTCCTGTGCCTATTCCTAACCAAATTAAAACTATTGGAGAGGCTCTTGGGTATCAAGTTTTGTGGCCTGCCCAAATGGTCAGTCTTACTACTCATCCCATCCaggtatag